In Dehalococcoidales bacterium, a single window of DNA contains:
- a CDS encoding CoA-binding protein produces MKVDFTKLDRAFNPRCVVVVGDNHRSDFRWLRSQSSFKGKLYSVQVAPEEIAGIEALGVKNYASIREVPEPVDLVIVSVPRAVAPAVLEDCITKDAAAAFFFTSGFAETDTEEGIRLERLLKERAEQANFHLIGPNCMGIFNPAVGIKQSRDQYTGPPGPVGFISQSGTMANNFSREMQFQGLGVSKSVSFGNGIVLDSADYLEYLGRDADTRIIAMYLEGVKDGRRFLKVLKEVAARKPVVILKGGRTEEGGRAIASHTGSLAVPRAIWDAAVKQCRAINVASMEELTDTVKALWFLSPVSGEKVAIAGGSGGQSVAIADVFAEAGLKVPLLTGQSYDELATFFSLIGGSYRNPVDTGNTNRKEIKRILEILERDANIDNLVLLVTVRFGTPDQIETHINAAIDIRRKTPKPVIAIISYSSSAEEVTQAGNVIHQFQEGGVPAFVALDRGAKALKNTLDYYVLRNGAGY; encoded by the coding sequence TTGAAGGTAGATTTCACCAAATTGGACAGGGCTTTTAATCCACGTTGTGTGGTTGTGGTGGGTGACAATCACCGTAGCGATTTCCGCTGGCTCCGTTCTCAAAGTTCTTTTAAAGGGAAACTCTACTCGGTTCAGGTTGCCCCGGAGGAAATTGCCGGGATTGAGGCTCTGGGGGTGAAAAACTACGCCAGTATCCGGGAGGTTCCGGAGCCAGTGGATCTGGTGATTGTTTCCGTACCTCGGGCGGTGGCTCCGGCTGTCCTGGAGGACTGTATCACCAAAGACGCGGCGGCGGCTTTTTTCTTTACGTCAGGCTTCGCCGAAACGGATACCGAGGAGGGAATCAGGCTGGAACGCCTGCTCAAAGAGAGGGCGGAACAGGCCAACTTCCATCTTATCGGCCCTAACTGTATGGGGATCTTTAACCCGGCGGTCGGTATCAAACAGAGCCGGGACCAGTACACCGGCCCTCCCGGGCCGGTTGGCTTTATCTCGCAGAGCGGTACCATGGCTAATAACTTCAGCCGGGAGATGCAGTTTCAGGGGCTTGGTGTCAGCAAATCGGTGAGCTTCGGTAACGGGATAGTCCTTGATTCGGCTGATTACCTAGAATATCTGGGTCGTGATGCGGATACCAGGATTATTGCCATGTACCTGGAAGGGGTCAAGGACGGACGGCGTTTTCTTAAAGTATTGAAGGAAGTAGCGGCGCGGAAGCCGGTGGTGATATTGAAAGGGGGACGTACGGAAGAAGGGGGGCGGGCTATCGCTTCGCATACCGGGTCGCTGGCGGTGCCCCGGGCGATATGGGATGCTGCCGTGAAGCAGTGCCGGGCAATAAATGTAGCCAGCATGGAAGAGCTTACTGACACGGTAAAGGCACTGTGGTTCCTCTCGCCGGTCAGCGGTGAGAAAGTGGCGATAGCCGGGGGTTCCGGCGGACAATCAGTGGCGATTGCCGATGTTTTTGCCGAGGCCGGGTTGAAGGTACCGCTCCTGACCGGCCAGTCCTATGATGAACTGGCTACATTCTTCAGTCTGATAGGGGGGAGCTATCGTAACCCGGTGGATACCGGCAATACCAACCGTAAAGAGATAAAGCGTATCCTGGAGATACTGGAACGGGATGCTAATATTGATAACCTGGTGCTTCTGGTTACCGTCCGCTTCGGTACTCCTGACCAGATTGAGACTCATATCAATGCCGCGATTGATATCAGGCGAAAGACGCCAAAGCCGGTGATAGCGATTATCTCTTACTCCTCCTCGGCTGAAGAAGTGACGCAGGCCGGGAATGTGATTCATCAGTTTCAGGAGGGTGGAGTCCCGGCATTTGTCGCCCTTGA
- a CDS encoding DNA repair exonuclease: MTNGRRTPRKILHTSDVHLAALGDKACQSLEALVNAAIRLDVDMVIIAGDFFDYNRVDDDLVSFAVEQLRRLPVPVLVLAGNHDCLTKDSVFNRVNLWQGCTNLRLFRASQGERIDLPDLGISLWGKPIDTYENDVHPMKGIPEPGDDGLWHVAVAHGHYVSNGPHIFPSYHITREEIFNSGWDYIALGHHPVYECIGDDPVLACYSGSPSMSGKVVIVDLAEDTGVQISRYSIWESHEGLL; this comes from the coding sequence ATGACCAATGGTAGGCGGACGCCGCGGAAAATACTGCATACCTCTGATGTACATCTAGCCGCACTCGGTGATAAGGCGTGTCAGAGTCTTGAAGCGCTGGTTAATGCCGCTATCAGGCTTGATGTGGACATGGTCATTATCGCCGGTGATTTTTTCGATTATAACCGGGTTGATGATGACCTGGTCAGCTTTGCCGTAGAACAGCTGCGGCGCTTACCGGTGCCGGTGCTGGTACTGGCGGGTAACCATGATTGCTTGACCAAAGACTCGGTCTTTAACCGGGTCAACCTGTGGCAGGGCTGTACTAATCTCCGCCTCTTCAGGGCGTCCCAGGGAGAACGAATTGACCTTCCTGACCTGGGGATTTCACTCTGGGGCAAGCCGATAGATACTTATGAAAATGATGTTCATCCCATGAAAGGAATACCGGAGCCTGGGGATGACGGGTTGTGGCATGTCGCGGTGGCCCACGGTCATTATGTTAGTAATGGGCCCCATATTTTCCCGAGCTATCATATCACGCGTGAGGAAATTTTCAACTCAGGGTGGGACTATATCGCTCTGGGACATCATCCTGTTTATGAGTGTATCGGCGATGATCCGGTACTGGCCTGCTACTCCGGTTCTCCGTCCATGTCCGGCAAGGTGGTGATTGTCGACCTTGCCGAAGATACGGGGGTGCAGATCAGCCGTTATTCAATATGGGAGAGTCACGAAGGTCTATTATAA